A window from Streptomyces sp. NBC_00335 encodes these proteins:
- a CDS encoding NAD-dependent epimerase/dehydratase family protein, producing MKLLMLGGTEFVGRAITEDALSRGWDVTVFHRGHHAPPPGTTALHGDRTAPGGLDALAEGEWDLVVDTWGSAPTAVRDSARLLSGRVGQYVYISSRSVYAYPAPAGLDEGGPLVEGSPDAEATAYPADKRGGELAALDAFGDRALLVRAGLIIGPYENVGRLPWWLNRVARGGPFLAPGRPDLPLQYIDVRDLARWSLDAAEAGLGGAYNAISPVGHTTMAGFLEACAAATGSDAEPRWIDAEVLEKAGVEPWIELPVWVLEGEMHDFMFGGDVTKALAAGLVCRPVEETAADTWTWLQSLGGVAPLRSDRPMKGISAEREAALLGL from the coding sequence ATGAAGCTGCTGATGCTGGGTGGAACCGAATTCGTCGGGCGCGCGATCACCGAAGACGCCCTGAGCCGCGGGTGGGACGTCACCGTCTTCCACCGCGGGCACCACGCGCCGCCGCCGGGGACCACGGCCCTGCACGGGGACCGCACCGCCCCCGGCGGCCTGGACGCCCTCGCCGAGGGGGAGTGGGACCTCGTCGTCGACACCTGGGGCAGCGCGCCCACCGCCGTGCGCGACAGCGCCCGCCTGCTGTCCGGCCGGGTCGGCCAGTACGTGTACATATCCAGCCGCTCGGTGTACGCCTACCCCGCCCCCGCCGGTCTGGACGAGGGCGGCCCGCTGGTGGAGGGCTCGCCCGACGCGGAGGCCACCGCCTACCCGGCGGACAAGCGCGGCGGTGAACTCGCCGCCCTGGACGCCTTCGGCGACCGCGCCCTGCTGGTGCGCGCCGGGCTGATCATCGGCCCGTACGAGAACGTCGGCCGGCTGCCCTGGTGGCTGAACCGAGTCGCCCGCGGCGGCCCCTTCCTCGCGCCCGGGCGCCCCGACCTGCCGCTCCAGTACATCGACGTACGCGACCTCGCGCGCTGGTCCCTCGACGCGGCGGAGGCCGGTCTCGGCGGGGCCTACAACGCGATCTCCCCGGTCGGCCACACCACCATGGCCGGCTTCCTGGAGGCCTGCGCCGCCGCCACCGGCTCCGACGCGGAACCGCGCTGGATCGACGCCGAGGTGCTCGAGAAGGCCGGCGTCGAGCCCTGGATCGAGCTGCCCGTCTGGGTTCTCGAAGGCGAAATGCACGACTTCATGTTCGGCGGGGACGTCACCAAGGCCCTGGCGGCGGGCCTCGTCTGCCGCCCCGTGGAGGAGACCGCGGCCGACACCTGGACCTGGCTGCAGTCCCTCGGCGGAGTCGCTCCCCTGCGCTCCGACCGGCCGATGAAGGGCATATCGGCGGAGCGGGAGGCGGCGCTACTCGGGCTCTGA
- a CDS encoding SDR family NAD(P)-dependent oxidoreductase, which yields MTVTEDSQEQGHAFGPGIDPDRLALCLSVLDELDKLDVDHPDAITVRRATAGLYRTVKQRRRQDRRAAKTANDRAVTEATATGSAERIDDETEGLLPSSVTEAGRIAGILQRPRSCYVCKTRYVEVDYFYHQLCQDCATLNRTKREARADLTGKRALLTGGRAKIGMYIALRLLRDGAHTTITTRFPKDAIRRFKAMEDSADWMHRLEVVGIDLRDPAQSVALADQVAAAGPLDILINNATQTVRRLPSAYAALVEGESAPLPAGELPSHHVIGAFNSGAVDGLAALPIGVSGLEAQQVADLALVAGNASLERHIAGTAIDAGGLLPDVVDSNTWVQTIDQISPVELLETQLCNYTSPFILISALRPAMAEAARKSDGGRAYIVNVSAMEGVFSRGYKGAGHPNTNAAKAAMNMVTRTSGQEMFQADRILMTSVDTGWITDERPHFDKLRLAEEGFHAPLDLVDGAARVYDPIVRGELGEDLYGVFLKDYAPANW from the coding sequence ATGACGGTGACCGAAGACAGCCAGGAGCAGGGCCACGCCTTCGGGCCCGGCATCGACCCGGACCGCCTGGCCCTCTGCCTGAGCGTGCTCGACGAGCTCGACAAGCTCGACGTCGACCACCCGGACGCGATCACCGTGCGCCGCGCCACCGCCGGGCTGTACCGGACGGTCAAGCAGCGCCGCCGCCAGGACCGCCGCGCCGCCAAGACCGCCAACGACAGGGCCGTCACCGAGGCGACCGCGACCGGCTCCGCCGAGCGCATCGACGACGAGACCGAGGGCCTGCTGCCCTCCTCGGTCACGGAGGCCGGACGGATCGCCGGAATCCTCCAGCGCCCTCGCTCCTGCTACGTCTGCAAGACGCGCTACGTCGAGGTCGACTACTTCTACCACCAGCTCTGCCAGGACTGCGCCACCCTGAACCGGACCAAGCGGGAGGCCCGCGCCGACCTCACCGGCAAGCGCGCCCTGCTCACCGGCGGCCGGGCCAAGATCGGCATGTACATCGCGCTGCGGCTGCTGCGCGACGGCGCCCACACCACGATCACCACCCGCTTCCCCAAGGACGCCATCCGCCGCTTCAAGGCGATGGAGGACTCCGCGGACTGGATGCACCGCCTGGAGGTCGTCGGCATCGACCTTCGCGACCCGGCCCAGTCCGTGGCCCTCGCCGACCAGGTGGCCGCGGCCGGCCCGCTCGACATCCTGATCAACAACGCGACGCAGACCGTACGCCGCCTGCCCAGCGCATACGCGGCGCTGGTCGAGGGGGAGAGCGCCCCGCTGCCGGCCGGCGAGCTTCCCTCCCACCACGTCATCGGCGCCTTCAACTCCGGAGCGGTCGACGGCCTGGCGGCCCTGCCCATCGGCGTGAGCGGGCTCGAGGCGCAGCAGGTCGCCGACCTGGCCCTGGTCGCGGGCAATGCCAGCCTGGAGCGCCACATCGCCGGAACCGCCATCGACGCGGGCGGCCTGCTGCCCGATGTCGTCGACAGCAACACCTGGGTGCAGACCATCGACCAGATCTCCCCGGTGGAGCTGCTCGAAACCCAGCTGTGCAACTACACCTCGCCGTTCATCCTGATCAGCGCGCTGCGGCCTGCCATGGCCGAGGCGGCCCGGAAGTCGGACGGCGGGCGGGCGTACATCGTGAACGTCTCCGCGATGGAGGGCGTCTTCAGCCGCGGCTACAAGGGCGCGGGACACCCGAACACCAACGCGGCCAAGGCCGCGATGAACATGGTGACGCGGACCAGCGGCCAGGAGATGTTCCAGGCCGACCGGATCCTGATGACCTCGGTCGACACGGGCTGGATCACCGACGAGCGCCCGCACTTCGACAAGCTCCGCCTCGCCGAGGAGGGCTTCCACGCCCCCCTCGACCTGGTCGACGGTGCGGCCCGGGTCTACGACCCGATCGTCCGCGGCGAGCTCGGCGAGGACCTGTACGGCGTCTTCCTCAAGGACTACGCACCCGCCAACTGGTAG
- a CDS encoding transglycosylase family protein yields the protein MGVRGRHRRYQPSSINRASLVVTAGGAGIALPLIGAGTAHAASLDTWSKVAACESTSNWHINTGNGYYGGLQFSQSTWRAFGGAAYAARADLATKEQQIAVAEKVLKGQGPQAWPVCGKQAGLSRSGPAPALGAQGKATGPGKATAPKVAAQAAPKAAPKPAAKAAPQSTTPRPAGTPVLPSPYVVAPGDSLSEIATEQHVEGGWQSLYATNRAVVGGDPDLIFPGQRLTLRVTAAPVAPPAPNPEKPPRTAEPVKPVAPTKPAEQAGRKPAGKPAEKPDEKPQTPSGAFSAPVDAGLGTGYRVSGSSWSSGYHTGVDFPVATGTSVKAVSSGQVVSAGWAGAYGYQVVIRHTDGRYSQYAHLSALSVKAGSAVSGGQRIGRSGSTGNSTGPHLHFEMRTGPGYGTDIDPLKYLRAHGVSI from the coding sequence ATGGGTGTACGGGGCCGGCACCGCCGGTATCAGCCGAGCAGCATCAACCGTGCTTCGCTCGTCGTCACCGCCGGCGGGGCCGGAATAGCACTGCCCCTGATCGGAGCGGGCACGGCGCACGCCGCCTCGCTGGACACGTGGAGCAAGGTCGCCGCCTGCGAATCCACGAGCAACTGGCACATCAACACCGGCAACGGCTACTACGGCGGACTGCAGTTCAGCCAGAGCACCTGGCGCGCCTTCGGCGGAGCCGCGTACGCGGCCCGCGCCGATCTGGCCACCAAGGAACAGCAGATCGCCGTGGCGGAGAAGGTGCTGAAGGGTCAGGGGCCGCAGGCCTGGCCGGTCTGCGGGAAGCAGGCCGGACTCAGCCGCAGCGGCCCGGCCCCCGCGCTCGGTGCGCAGGGCAAGGCGACGGGCCCGGGGAAGGCGACGGCTCCGAAGGTCGCGGCTCAGGCCGCCCCGAAGGCCGCTCCGAAGCCGGCCGCGAAGGCCGCTCCGCAGAGCACGACGCCCCGCCCGGCCGGGACTCCCGTCCTGCCCAGCCCCTACGTCGTCGCTCCCGGGGACTCGCTGTCGGAGATCGCCACCGAGCAGCACGTCGAGGGCGGCTGGCAGTCCCTGTACGCGACCAACCGGGCCGTCGTCGGCGGCGATCCGGACCTGATCTTCCCCGGGCAGCGGCTCACCCTGCGCGTCACGGCCGCACCGGTCGCGCCGCCCGCGCCGAACCCGGAGAAGCCGCCTCGCACGGCAGAGCCCGTGAAGCCCGTGGCGCCGACGAAACCCGCCGAGCAGGCGGGAAGGAAACCGGCCGGAAAGCCTGCCGAGAAGCCGGACGAAAAACCGCAGACCCCCTCCGGAGCCTTCAGCGCCCCGGTCGACGCGGGCCTCGGCACCGGCTACCGGGTCTCGGGCTCGTCCTGGTCCAGCGGCTACCACACCGGCGTGGACTTCCCGGTGGCCACCGGCACCTCCGTCAAGGCCGTCAGCAGCGGGCAGGTCGTCTCAGCGGGCTGGGCCGGTGCGTACGGGTACCAGGTCGTCATCCGGCACACCGACGGCCGGTACTCCCAGTACGCGCACCTCTCGGCGCTCTCGGTCAAGGCCGGCTCGGCGGTCTCCGGCGGGCAGCGGATCGGCCGCTCCGGCTCGACCGGCAACTCGACCGGGCCGCACCTGCACTTCGAGATGCGCACGGGCCCCGGCTACGGCACCGACATCGACCCGCTGAAGTACCTGCGGGCCCACGGAGTCTCCATCTGA